A region from the Aphis gossypii isolate Hap1 chromosome 1, ASM2018417v2, whole genome shotgun sequence genome encodes:
- the LOC114131623 gene encoding 39S ribosomal protein L16, mitochondrial: MIFHKMLKFTTNQLSCTALPQVNNVRGIKNFKPPILYDHIQIPERPKLHYIDRVPNYSNSQLRPPKMHKMLGLMRGPETVHNKLIHKQYGIQATGGGRMRFIHFEVIRMGLLRKLDWSRMFAIWRIDSPWQAVTKKGQGQRMGGGKGSIDHYVTPIRTGRIIIEIAGHCEYLEVKDILSKISAKLPFKAKAVSQEILELDSAKEQWQIENNQNKYTLEYLIKNNMDDLQRKVKKIDHRFFGKYV; this comes from the exons atgatttttcataaaatgttaaagttTACGACAAACCAATTGtctt GTACTGCTCTACCACAAGTCAATAATGTTCGAGgcattaagaattttaaaccTCCAATTCTATATGATC ATATTCAGATTCCAGAAAGGCCTAAACTCCATTATATTGACAGGGTaccaaattatagtaattctCAATTGAGACCTccaaaaatgcataaaatgttGGGTTTGATGAGAGGACCTGAAACAGTTCACAACAAACTTATACATAAACAGTATGGTATACAG gCAACTGGTGGAGGCCGAATGAGGTTTATACACTTTGAAGTTATTCGTATGGGCTTACTTAGAAAATTAGACTGGTCCAGGATGTTTGCTATTTGGAGAATTGATTCACCATGGCAAGCTGTCACTAAAAag GGCCAAGGGCAGAGAATGGGTGGTGGCAAAGGTAGCATAGATCATTATGTAACTCCAATCAGAACAGgcagaattattattgaaatcgcAGGTCATTGTGAATATCTAGag gtaaaagatattttaagtaaaatatctgCTAAACTTCCATTTAAAGCCAAAGCTGTTAGTCAAGAAATTTTAGAGTTGGATTCAGCCAAAGAACAATggcaaattgaaaataatcagaataaatatacattggagtatttaattaaaaacaacatgGATGATTTACAgcgaaaagttaaaaaaattgatcatagattttttggaaaatatgtataa